The following are from one region of the Escherichia sp. E4742 genome:
- the cobU gene encoding bifunctional adenosylcobinamide kinase/adenosylcobinamide-phosphate guanylyltransferase, with translation MMILVTGGARSGKSRHAEALIGDTPQVLYIATSQIFDDEMAARIEHHRQGRPAHWNTVERWQNLDELINADINPQTAVLLECITTMVTNLLFEYGGDKDPEKWDYDVMEQAINGEIQSLIAACQRCTAKVVLVTNEVGMGIVPENRLARHFRDIAGRVNQQLAAAADEVWLVVSGIGVKIK, from the coding sequence ATGATGATTTTGGTGACGGGGGGCGCACGGAGCGGGAAGAGCCGGCACGCCGAGGCGCTTATTGGGGACACTCCACAGGTCCTGTATATCGCTACTTCGCAAATTTTTGATGATGAGATGGCCGCACGGATTGAACACCATCGGCAAGGCCGCCCGGCGCACTGGAACACGGTGGAACGCTGGCAAAATCTTGATGAGTTAATTAACGCAGACATTAATCCGCAGACTGCCGTGTTGTTGGAATGCATTACAACAATGGTGACTAATCTTTTGTTTGAATATGGCGGCGATAAAGATCCTGAAAAATGGGATTATGACGTGATGGAGCAGGCGATTAACGGTGAGATTCAGTCGTTGATTGCCGCCTGTCAACGTTGTACTGCAAAGGTCGTATTAGTGACCAATGAAGTGGGCATGGGGATTGTGCCGGAGAATCGTCTGGCGCGACATTTTCGTGATATTGCCGGGCGGGTAAATCAGCAGCTGGCCGCTGCGGCAGATGAAGTATGGCTGGTGGTTTCGGGTATTGGAGTAAAAATCAAATGA
- a CDS encoding cobalamin biosynthesis protein, with product MKTIKPESIALFCLSSGNIELAKHLAEMLPITCFVGEDWQQGFLPFNGGPEQSLSDAYSDYSVLLLIAESGTLIPERLPLPDGVTVILIAEHNARLLNGTAGGAVALIHYLNEMCQFREAVANDTFCRSLTQGNRAISQCLPHS from the coding sequence ATGAAAACGATAAAACCTGAATCGATAGCTCTTTTTTGCCTCTCATCTGGCAATATCGAACTCGCTAAACATCTGGCTGAAATGTTGCCTATTACCTGTTTTGTCGGTGAGGATTGGCAGCAAGGTTTCCTGCCTTTTAACGGAGGGCCAGAACAATCATTATCAGATGCGTATAGCGATTATTCAGTGCTGTTATTGATTGCTGAAAGCGGGACACTCATACCAGAAAGGCTCCCTCTGCCTGATGGCGTGACGGTAATCTTAATAGCAGAGCACAATGCTCGTTTGCTGAATGGTACGGCTGGTGGGGCTGTAGCGTTAATCCATTATCTGAATGAAATGTGTCAATTCAGAGAAGCCGTTGCTAATGACACATTTTGTCGGTCGTTAACGCAGGGAAATCGGGCTATTTCACAATGCCTTCCTCATTCGTAA
- the pocR gene encoding transcriptional regulator PocR, translated as MISAATLNSELINKIAQDFAQATSLAVVVVNIHGDEISELFNFTPFCQMMRQHPQLSTRCRMSDRCGGLEASKSDQPCIYRCHAGLTDFSIPLVIAGHLVGFVLCGQVRLRNGDVDLIDILNVDDRWQADPELLNEFRKVPEMDYSRVMASADLLKLIVENCLKKQLNFVVIKENKPHSDSVRQTRASNPHDNKMKKALRYIDAHLSDDLRLEDVASHVYLSPYYFSKLFKKYHGIGFNAWVNQQRMASARELLCHSDWSIASIARNLGFSQTSYFCKVFRQAYQVTPQVYRQQISENTAAETA; from the coding sequence ATGATTTCTGCGGCGACACTTAATTCAGAACTCATTAATAAAATCGCGCAGGATTTTGCGCAGGCGACCAGCCTTGCGGTTGTCGTGGTCAATATCCACGGTGATGAAATTTCCGAACTTTTTAACTTCACCCCGTTTTGTCAGATGATGCGGCAACATCCACAGCTTAGCACTCGCTGCCGCATGAGCGATCGTTGCGGAGGCCTGGAAGCTTCTAAATCCGATCAACCTTGTATTTACCGTTGCCATGCAGGATTAACCGATTTCTCTATTCCTTTGGTGATTGCCGGGCATTTAGTCGGCTTTGTGCTGTGTGGACAAGTCCGCCTGCGTAATGGTGATGTCGATTTGATCGATATTCTGAATGTCGATGATCGTTGGCAAGCAGATCCCGAATTACTTAATGAATTTCGCAAAGTCCCGGAGATGGACTACTCGCGAGTTATGGCCTCTGCTGATTTGTTGAAGCTGATTGTGGAAAATTGCCTCAAAAAGCAACTCAATTTTGTCGTTATTAAAGAGAATAAACCTCATTCGGATTCAGTTCGTCAGACCCGCGCGTCTAATCCTCACGATAATAAAATGAAAAAAGCATTACGCTATATTGATGCGCATTTATCAGACGATTTACGCCTGGAGGATGTTGCCTCGCATGTTTATCTAAGCCCTTATTATTTCAGTAAATTGTTTAAGAAGTATCATGGGATTGGTTTTAATGCATGGGTAAACCAACAACGTATGGCCAGCGCCCGTGAGTTGCTGTGCCATAGTGACTGGAGCATCGCCAGCATTGCGCGTAATTTAGGCTTCTCTCAAACCAGTTATTTTTGCAAAGTTTTTCGACAGGCCTATCAGGTAACGCCGCAGGTTTACCGTCAGCAAATTAGCGAAAATACGGCTGCGGAAACGGCATAA
- the pduF gene encoding propanediol diffusion facilitator PduF, with product MNDSLKAQCVAEFLGTGLFLFFGIGCLCALKLAGASLGLWEICIIWGLGISLAVYLTAGISGAHLNPAVTIALWLFAAFPGRKVLPFCMAQLAGAFGGAVLAYFLYSNLFTDFESAHNMVRGSAESLQLASIFSTYPAAAINVWQAALVEIVITSMLMGLIMALTDDGNGVPKGPLAPLLIGILVAVIGASTGPLTGFAMNPARDFGPKIFTWLAGWGEIAMTGGRNIPYFIVPIIAPVIGACVGAAIYRFLIAQNLPVNSVTPKDIRE from the coding sequence ATGAATGATTCACTCAAGGCGCAATGCGTTGCCGAGTTTTTGGGCACCGGACTGTTCCTCTTTTTTGGCATTGGTTGTTTGTGTGCCCTCAAACTTGCTGGGGCAAGTCTGGGGCTGTGGGAAATTTGTATTATTTGGGGGTTAGGTATTTCACTTGCTGTTTATCTTACGGCAGGAATTTCCGGCGCTCATCTCAACCCGGCGGTTACGATTGCTCTATGGTTGTTCGCCGCTTTTCCTGGCCGTAAAGTACTGCCATTTTGTATGGCACAATTAGCGGGTGCCTTTGGTGGTGCGGTTCTGGCGTATTTTTTATACAGCAATTTGTTTACCGATTTTGAATCTGCCCACAATATGGTTCGTGGAAGTGCAGAAAGTTTACAACTCGCCAGTATCTTCAGTACTTACCCGGCAGCGGCAATAAATGTATGGCAGGCGGCGCTGGTTGAAATAGTCATCACGTCTATGTTGATGGGATTGATTATGGCGTTGACCGATGACGGCAACGGTGTACCGAAGGGGCCTCTCGCACCTTTACTGATTGGTATTCTGGTTGCTGTTATTGGTGCTTCTACTGGACCATTAACCGGTTTTGCCATGAATCCAGCGCGTGATTTTGGGCCAAAAATTTTCACCTGGCTTGCGGGTTGGGGAGAAATAGCGATGACTGGCGGACGCAATATTCCTTATTTCATTGTACCCATTATTGCCCCGGTCATTGGTGCCTGCGTTGGTGCGGCGATTTATCGCTTTCTCATTGCACAAAATTTACCTGTCAATAGTGTTACGCCTAAAGATATCCGCGAATAG
- the pduA gene encoding propanediol utilization microcompartment protein PduA: MQQEALGMVETKGLTAAIEAADAMVKSANVLLVGYEKIGSGLVTVIVRGDVGAVKAATDAGAAAARNVGEVKAVHVIPRPHTDVEKILPKGINP; this comes from the coding sequence ATGCAACAAGAAGCGTTAGGAATGGTAGAAACCAAAGGCTTAACTGCCGCCATAGAGGCCGCAGACGCCATGGTGAAGTCGGCAAATGTATTGCTGGTTGGCTACGAAAAAATAGGTTCCGGGCTGGTGACCGTCATCGTTCGTGGTGATGTCGGGGCTGTAAAAGCGGCAACAGACGCAGGTGCTGCCGCCGCGCGTAACGTCGGTGAAGTAAAAGCCGTACACGTTATTCCCCGCCCACATACCGATGTCGAAAAAATCTTACCAAAGGGAATTAACCCATGA
- the pduB gene encoding propanediol utilization microcompartment protein PduB, with the protein MSSNELVEQIMAQVIARVATPEHEVLPETTHQTRETAMAEKSCTLTEFVGTAIGDTVGLVIANVDSALLDAMKLEKRYRSIGILGARIGAGPHIMAADEAVKATNTEVISIELPRDTKGGAGHGSLILLGGNDVSDVKRGIEVALKELDRTFGDVYANEAGHLELQYTARASYALEKAFGAPLGRACGVIVGAPAAVGVLMADTALKSANVDVVAYSSPAHGTSYSNEVILIISGDSGAVRQAVISAREIGKTVLSTLGDTPKNDRPSYI; encoded by the coding sequence ATGAGCAGCAATGAACTGGTCGAACAGATCATGGCGCAGGTCATCGCTCGCGTAGCGACGCCAGAGCATGAGGTTCTCCCGGAAACCACTCATCAAACACGAGAGACGGCTATGGCAGAAAAAAGCTGCACGTTAACGGAATTTGTTGGCACCGCTATTGGCGACACTGTAGGTCTGGTCATTGCGAACGTTGATAGCGCCCTGTTGGACGCGATGAAACTTGAAAAACGCTATCGCTCCATTGGCATTCTGGGTGCACGTATTGGCGCAGGTCCACACATTATGGCCGCTGATGAAGCGGTAAAAGCTACGAACACTGAAGTTATTAGCATTGAACTTCCTCGCGATACCAAAGGCGGTGCCGGACACGGCTCATTAATCCTCTTAGGTGGCAACGATGTTTCCGACGTGAAACGCGGTATTGAAGTTGCCCTGAAAGAACTCGACCGGACCTTTGGTGATGTCTATGCCAACGAAGCCGGGCATCTTGAACTGCAATACACCGCCCGCGCCAGCTATGCACTGGAAAAAGCGTTTGGCGCACCTCTGGGTCGCGCTTGCGGCGTTATTGTCGGCGCTCCGGCCGCTGTTGGTGTTCTGATGGCCGATACCGCGCTGAAGTCCGCCAATGTGGACGTGGTGGCATACAGCTCGCCTGCTCATGGCACCAGCTACAGCAATGAAGTCATTCTGATTATCTCAGGTGACTCCGGCGCTGTCCGTCAGGCGGTCATCTCCGCACGCGAAATCGGTAAAACCGTACTTTCGACTCTCGGCGATACACCGAAAAACGATCGCCCTTCCTACATCTGA
- the pduC gene encoding propanediol dehydratase large subunit PduC, translating to MRSKRFEALAKRPVNQDGFVKEWIEEGFIAMESPNDPKPSIKIVNGVVTELDGKPASQFDLIDHFIARYGINLARAEEVIAMDSVKLANMLCDPNVKRSDIVPLTTAMTPAKIVEVVSQMNVVEMMMAMQKMRARRTPSQQAHVTNVKDNPVQIAADAAEGAWRGFDEQETTVAVARYAPFNAIALLIGSQVGRPGVLTQCSLEEATELKLGMLGHTCYAETISVYGTEPVFTDGDDTPWSKGFLASSYASRGLKMRFTSGSGSEVQMGYAEGKSMLYLEARCIYITKAAGVQGLQNGSVSCIGVPSAVPSGIRAVLAENLICSSLDLECASSNDQTFTHSDMRRTARFLMQFLPGTDFISSGFSAVPNYDNMFAGSNEDAEDFDDYNVIQRDLKVDGGLRPVREEDVVAIRNKAARALQAVFAGMGLPLITDEEVEAATYAHGSKDMPERNIVEDIKFAQEIINKNRNSLEVVKALAQGGFTDVAQDMLNMQKAKLTGDYLHTSAIIVDDGQVLSAVNDVNDYAGPATGYRLQGERWEEIKNIPGALDPNEID from the coding sequence ATGAGATCGAAAAGATTTGAAGCACTCGCCAAACGCCCGGTCAACCAGGACGGTTTCGTTAAAGAGTGGATTGAAGAAGGCTTCATTGCGATGGAAAGCCCGAACGATCCAAAACCGTCAATCAAAATTGTTAACGGCGTCGTCACCGAGCTGGATGGAAAACCCGCCAGCCAGTTTGACCTGATCGACCACTTTATCGCCCGTTACGGCATCAATCTCGCGCGCGCCGAAGAAGTCATCGCGATGGATTCGGTCAAACTTGCCAATATGCTGTGCGATCCAAATGTCAAACGTAGCGATATCGTTCCCCTTACCACAGCAATGACGCCCGCCAAAATCGTCGAAGTGGTTTCGCAGATGAACGTGGTAGAGATGATGATGGCGATGCAGAAAATGCGCGCCCGTCGAACACCATCACAACAGGCTCACGTCACCAACGTCAAAGATAACCCGGTACAAATTGCCGCCGACGCAGCTGAAGGCGCATGGCGCGGGTTTGATGAACAGGAAACCACCGTTGCCGTTGCTCGCTATGCGCCGTTCAACGCCATCGCTCTGCTGATAGGTTCACAGGTAGGACGCCCGGGTGTTTTGACCCAGTGTTCACTGGAAGAAGCCACCGAACTGAAACTCGGTATGTTAGGCCACACCTGCTACGCCGAAACTATTTCTGTCTACGGCACAGAACCTGTTTTCACCGATGGCGATGATACCCCGTGGTCAAAAGGGTTTCTCGCGTCGTCTTATGCTTCTCGCGGCTTAAAAATGCGCTTTACTTCCGGCTCCGGCTCTGAAGTACAGATGGGCTACGCGGAAGGCAAATCAATGCTTTATCTCGAGGCTCGTTGCATTTACATCACCAAAGCCGCAGGCGTACAGGGGCTGCAGAATGGTTCCGTAAGCTGCATCGGTGTTCCATCAGCTGTGCCGTCAGGCATCCGCGCAGTGCTGGCGGAAAACTTAATTTGCTCATCGCTGGATCTGGAATGTGCCTCCAGTAATGACCAGACCTTTACCCACTCAGATATGCGCCGTACCGCGCGTTTCCTGATGCAGTTTCTGCCGGGCACTGACTTTATCTCTTCCGGTTTTTCCGCTGTGCCGAACTACGACAACATGTTTGCCGGTTCAAACGAAGACGCCGAAGACTTCGATGATTACAACGTCATTCAGCGTGACCTGAAGGTTGATGGCGGTCTGCGACCGGTGCGCGAAGAAGATGTTGTCGCTATCCGCAATAAAGCCGCACGCGCTTTACAGGCTGTCTTTGCCGGTATGGGATTACCCCTTATTACCGATGAAGAGGTCGAAGCGGCGACCTATGCCCACGGTTCGAAAGATATGCCAGAGCGCAACATCGTAGAAGACATTAAGTTCGCCCAGGAAATTATCAATAAAAACCGTAACAGCCTGGAAGTGGTGAAAGCCCTGGCGCAAGGCGGTTTTACCGATGTCGCTCAGGACATGCTCAACATGCAAAAAGCGAAACTGACCGGCGATTATCTCCATACCTCAGCCATTATCGTCGATGACGGACAAGTGCTGTCTGCGGTCAATGATGTCAATGATTACGCCGGACCGGCTACAGGTTACCGCCTGCAAGGGGAACGCTGGGAAGAGATCAAAAATATTCCCGGTGCACTTGATCCCAACGAAATTGACTAA
- a CDS encoding propanediol/glycerol family dehydratase medium subunit: MEINEKLLRQIIEDVLAEMQNSDKSVSFRAPVAATVSSAPDTGNFLTEIGEAQQGTQQDEVIIAVGPAFGLAQTVNIIGIPHKNILREVIAGIEEEGIKARVIRCFKSSDVAFVAVEGDRLSGSGIAIGIQSKGTTVIHQQGLPPLSNLELFPQAPLLTLETYRQIGKNAARYAKRESPQPVPTLNDQMARPKYQAKSAILHIKETKYVVTGKKPQELRVMF, encoded by the coding sequence ATGGAAATTAACGAAAAATTACTACGTCAGATTATCGAAGACGTGCTGGCAGAAATGCAAAACAGCGACAAGTCCGTTTCATTTCGCGCACCTGTTGCCGCAACAGTCTCTTCCGCGCCGGATACCGGGAATTTTTTAACTGAAATTGGCGAAGCCCAACAAGGCACTCAGCAGGATGAAGTCATTATTGCTGTAGGCCCAGCATTTGGCCTGGCGCAGACCGTCAATATTATTGGCATTCCGCATAAAAACATCTTGCGCGAAGTCATCGCCGGTATCGAAGAAGAAGGTATTAAAGCCCGTGTGATTCGCTGCTTTAAATCGTCTGATGTCGCATTCGTGGCGGTCGAAGGCGATCGCCTTAGTGGTTCCGGCATTGCTATTGGTATTCAGTCAAAAGGCACCACGGTTATCCACCAGCAGGGGCTTCCCCCTTTGTCTAACCTGGAACTTTTCCCGCAAGCGCCTTTGTTGACGCTGGAAACTTATCGTCAGATTGGTAAAAACGCCGCGCGTTATGCGAAGCGTGAGTCTCCACAACCAGTTCCGACCCTCAACGATCAAATGGCGCGGCCTAAATACCAGGCCAAATCAGCCATTTTGCATATCAAAGAGACGAAGTACGTGGTCACTGGCAAAAAACCGCAAGAACTGCGCGTGATGTTTTAA
- the pduE gene encoding propanediol dehydratase small subunit PduE has translation MNTDAIESMVRDVLNRMNSLQDAAPVSAAPNASIQSAKVTDYPLANKHPEWVKTATNKTLDDFTLENVLSDKVTAQDMRITPETLRIQAAIARDAGRDRLAMNFERAAELTSVPDDRILEIYNALRPYRSTKQELIAIADDLEQRYQARICAAFVREAAELYVERKKLKGDD, from the coding sequence ATGAATACCGATGCAATTGAGTCGATGGTCAGGGACGTGTTGAACCGCATGAACAGTCTACAGGATGCAGCGCCTGTTTCTGCGGCACCCAACGCGTCAATACAGAGCGCCAAAGTGACGGATTATCCACTGGCAAATAAACATCCAGAATGGGTTAAAACGGCGACCAATAAAACGCTCGACGATTTCACTCTGGAGAATGTCCTTAGCGATAAAGTCACCGCCCAGGATATGCGTATAACCCCTGAAACATTGCGTATTCAGGCCGCGATTGCCAGAGATGCGGGGCGTGATCGCCTGGCGATGAATTTTGAACGCGCTGCCGAGCTTACCTCAGTGCCGGACGATCGCATCCTCGAAATCTACAATGCGTTACGCCCTTATCGTTCGACAAAGCAAGAACTCATTGCCATTGCTGACGATCTTGAACAGCGTTATCAGGCCAGGATTTGCGCTGCATTTGTCCGTGAAGCTGCGGAACTCTATGTCGAGCGTAAAAAACTGAAAGGCGACGATTAA
- a CDS encoding diol dehydratase reactivase subunit alpha: MRYIAGIDIGNSSTEVALATLSASGELSFVSSALAETTGIKGTLRNVYGIQEALAQATKKVGINVSDISLIRINEATPVIGDVAMETITETIITESTMIGHNPKTPGGVGLGVGLTITPQELLTRPADTPYILVVSSAFDFADIATMINASVRAGYQLTGVILQRDDGVLVSNRLEIPLPIVDEVLYIDRIPLGMLAAIEVAVPGKVIETLSNPYGIATVFALNAEETKSIVPVARALIGNRSAVVVKTPSGDVKARSIPAGNIELLSAGRTIRVDVAAGADVIMKAVGECSKLENVTGEPGTNIGGMLEHVRQTMAELTNKPSHEIFIQDLLAIDTSVPVSVTGGLAGEFSLEQAVGIASMVKSDRLQMAMIASEIKQKLHVDVQVGGAEAEAAIQGALTTPGTTRPLAILDLGAGSTDASIINQKGEMIATHLAGAGDMVTMIIARELGLNDRYLAEEIKKYPLAKVESLFHLRHEDGSVQFFPTPLPPHVFARVCAVKPDELVPIPGDLTLEKVRAVRRSAKKRVFVTNALRALRQVSPGGNIRDIPFVVLVGGSSLDFEVPQLVTDALAHYRLVAGRGNIRGSEGPRNAVATGLLISWHRELAHGK; this comes from the coding sequence ATGCGATATATAGCAGGCATTGATATCGGCAACTCATCGACAGAGGTTGCGCTGGCAACGCTCAGTGCATCTGGAGAATTGTCATTCGTGAGTAGCGCCCTGGCGGAAACCACCGGAATTAAAGGTACGTTGCGTAACGTATATGGCATTCAGGAGGCGCTCGCACAGGCAACGAAAAAAGTCGGCATCAATGTCAGCGATATTTCGCTTATTCGTATCAACGAAGCAACTCCTGTCATTGGCGATGTGGCGATGGAAACCATTACGGAAACCATCATCACCGAGTCAACCATGATTGGTCACAACCCGAAAACTCCAGGCGGAGTGGGACTGGGCGTGGGGCTCACCATCACTCCACAAGAGTTGTTAACACGCCCGGCGGATACACCGTACATTCTGGTCGTGTCATCGGCATTTGATTTTGCCGATATCGCGACCATGATAAATGCCTCCGTGCGTGCCGGATATCAACTGACTGGCGTTATTCTGCAACGTGATGATGGCGTGCTGGTCAGTAACCGCCTGGAAATCCCTTTACCCATTGTTGACGAAGTCCTCTACATCGATCGTATTCCGCTCGGCATGCTGGCCGCGATTGAAGTCGCCGTTCCCGGGAAGGTTATCGAAACCCTGTCTAATCCGTATGGGATTGCCACTGTTTTCGCCCTCAATGCTGAAGAGACTAAAAGTATCGTTCCTGTTGCACGAGCACTCATAGGCAACCGTTCTGCAGTAGTGGTGAAAACACCTTCTGGCGACGTTAAAGCCCGTTCGATACCCGCCGGAAACATCGAGCTGCTTTCTGCCGGACGTACAATACGAGTTGATGTTGCTGCTGGTGCCGATGTCATTATGAAAGCGGTCGGCGAGTGCTCAAAACTGGAAAACGTAACGGGAGAACCGGGCACCAACATCGGCGGTATGCTGGAACATGTTCGCCAGACTATGGCGGAACTGACCAATAAACCCAGCCACGAAATTTTTATTCAGGATTTACTGGCGATAGATACCTCTGTTCCCGTCAGCGTAACCGGTGGGCTGGCTGGTGAATTTTCACTGGAACAGGCAGTGGGTATCGCTTCAATGGTGAAATCCGACCGACTGCAAATGGCGATGATCGCCAGTGAAATTAAGCAAAAACTGCATGTTGATGTTCAGGTCGGAGGCGCTGAAGCAGAAGCTGCAATTCAGGGAGCCTTGACTACCCCAGGAACCACACGCCCTCTGGCAATTCTGGACTTAGGCGCAGGTTCTACCGATGCCTCCATCATCAATCAGAAAGGGGAAATGATAGCTACTCACCTTGCGGGAGCGGGCGACATGGTGACGATGATTATTGCCAGGGAACTGGGCTTAAATGATCGTTATCTGGCAGAAGAAATCAAAAAATACCCGTTGGCAAAAGTAGAAAGCCTGTTCCATTTACGCCATGAAGACGGCAGCGTTCAGTTCTTCCCTACTCCGCTGCCCCCTCATGTATTTGCCCGCGTTTGTGCGGTGAAACCTGACGAACTGGTGCCTATTCCCGGCGATTTAACACTGGAAAAAGTACGTGCTGTTCGCCGCAGTGCGAAAAAGCGCGTCTTCGTAACCAATGCCCTGCGCGCGCTACGTCAGGTAAGTCCTGGCGGAAATATTCGCGATATCCCGTTCGTCGTTCTGGTGGGCGGTTCTTCCCTGGATTTCGAAGTACCGCAGTTAGTCACCGATGCATTGGCGCATTATCGATTGGTCGCCGGACGGGGGAATATCCGTGGTAGTGAAGGCCCGCGCAATGCGGTAGCTACCGGGCTACTGATTTCCTGGCACAGGGAGTTGGCTCATGGAAAGTAA
- a CDS encoding glycerol dehydratase reactivase beta/small subunit family protein, with protein MESKEHTPAIVVTEIGDCISTWNEVLLGIEEEGIPFRIQHIPSGEVIDSAWQAARQSPLLVGIACDREKLIVHYKNLPASAPLFTLMYQQDNHARRSIGNNAARLVKGIPFRECHS; from the coding sequence ATGGAAAGTAAAGAACATACGCCCGCTATTGTCGTTACGGAAATAGGTGACTGTATCAGTACATGGAATGAGGTGCTTCTTGGCATTGAAGAGGAAGGTATCCCCTTTCGCATTCAACATATTCCGTCAGGTGAAGTCATCGATAGCGCCTGGCAGGCTGCTCGTCAGTCCCCCCTGTTGGTTGGCATAGCCTGCGACCGGGAAAAGCTGATTGTGCATTACAAAAACTTACCGGCATCAGCGCCACTGTTTACGCTGATGTATCAACAAGATAACCATGCCCGGCGCAGCATCGGCAATAACGCTGCCCGCCTGGTAAAAGGCATTCCCTTCAGGGAATGCCACTCATAA
- the pduJ gene encoding propanediol utilization microcompartment protein PduJ, with protein MNNALGLVETKGLVGAIEAADAMVKSANVQLVGYEKIGSGLITVMVRGDVGAVKAAVDAGSAAASAVGEVKSCHVIPRPHSDVEAILPKSA; from the coding sequence ATGAACAACGCACTAGGACTGGTTGAAACAAAAGGGTTAGTTGGCGCAATTGAAGCCGCAGATGCCATGGTTAAATCCGCCAACGTGCAACTGGTTGGCTATGAAAAGATTGGTTCGGGTCTGATTACGGTGATGGTCCGTGGCGATGTTGGCGCAGTAAAAGCCGCCGTTGATGCAGGAAGCGCCGCCGCAAGCGCCGTTGGCGAAGTGAAATCCTGCCATGTCATCCCGCGGCCACACAGCGATGTTGAGGCCATTTTACCTAAATCTGCATAA
- a CDS encoding BMC domain-containing protein, translating into MTPFAKEHSVKQSLGLLEISGLALAISCADAMAKAASITLVGLEKTNGSGWTLIKITGDVASVNAAIATGASFAEQRNGLVAHKVIARPGEGILPRPTEAMNMTVAVSEMPATVALSEIISCNLCLDPACQRQKGEPRSLCLHSDKRGE; encoded by the coding sequence ATAACCCCATTCGCTAAGGAGCACAGCGTGAAGCAATCACTGGGATTACTTGAAATCAGTGGTCTGGCACTCGCCATCAGTTGCGCAGATGCTATGGCAAAAGCCGCGTCCATCACGCTGGTTGGCCTTGAGAAGACCAATGGCTCAGGCTGGACGCTCATTAAAATCACCGGTGACGTCGCCTCGGTTAATGCGGCGATCGCGACGGGTGCCAGTTTCGCCGAACAGCGAAATGGCCTCGTCGCACACAAAGTGATTGCCCGCCCGGGTGAGGGAATACTGCCCCGCCCAACAGAAGCAATGAATATGACGGTGGCAGTAAGCGAAATGCCAGCAACAGTCGCCCTCTCAGAGATTATCAGCTGTAATTTGTGTCTTGATCCCGCGTGTCAACGGCAAAAAGGTGAACCACGTTCACTTTGTCTGCACTCTGATAAGCGAGGGGAGTAG
- a CDS encoding phosphate propanoyltransferase: protein MDKQTLQETVSQVLDEMRERPIPLGVSSRHIHLSTADYVRLFPEQPISEKKSLLQPGQFAAEQVVTLVGPKGKLHNVRLLGPLRNSSQVEISRTDARTLGITAPLRMSGDLSGTPGIRLISPFAELEIASGVIIAQRHIHMSSLDALIYGVTHGDKVAVAIEGNERRLIFDNVAVRVSPDMRLEMHIDTDEANAAGADNPDVFATLVSVP from the coding sequence ATGGATAAACAAACCTTGCAGGAGACTGTCAGCCAGGTTCTGGATGAAATGCGCGAGCGCCCTATCCCACTGGGCGTTTCCAGTCGCCATATTCATCTTTCAACGGCGGATTATGTGCGCCTTTTTCCTGAACAACCGATCAGCGAGAAAAAGTCATTACTGCAACCTGGTCAATTCGCTGCTGAACAGGTTGTTACGCTGGTGGGACCAAAAGGCAAATTACACAACGTTCGCTTGTTAGGGCCACTACGTAACTCAAGCCAGGTGGAAATTTCCCGGACTGACGCCAGAACATTAGGGATCACCGCCCCGCTACGTATGTCTGGCGATCTCAGCGGCACACCAGGGATTCGTCTGATAAGCCCGTTTGCAGAGCTGGAAATCGCTTCTGGCGTTATTATCGCACAACGGCACATTCATATGTCTTCGCTTGATGCCCTGATTTATGGCGTTACACATGGCGATAAAGTGGCGGTCGCCATTGAAGGTAATGAACGACGACTGATATTCGATAACGTTGCTGTTCGCGTCTCACCAGATATGCGCCTTGAAATGCATATTGATACCGACGAGGCCAACGCCGCAGGCGCTGATAATCCTGACGTTTTTGCCACGCTGGTGTCAGTGCCATGA